A stretch of Apis cerana isolate GH-2021 linkage group LG1, AcerK_1.0, whole genome shotgun sequence DNA encodes these proteins:
- the LOC108001990 gene encoding chitin synthase chs-2 isoform X1 — translation MSISKINSLNSSFNFQNYDNNYSETENEDTLQNSFLSWDAFKYFPLKKKNASMQNKKWLNVSIQIIKIFMYGILYCTIFCSGLIIKFMFIFAISQLKDEKSIQFCDYYSKYDQKLEARISKKGKVIWTWHIIFMFVIPEFFTIFHAIWNFFFKKKLKLPKKQNILILFFLETLHSIGIALLIFYSLPKLNSIDVAAISSCICFIPTFLNLFTQHHKYSSEIIIFVLVLIINVLALIAQGLGIILYSILNNAQDPLTWILPISLLLSSCRWWYNYISLYSYLDFIKSLARNKTDLSNNCYLLQGYVAIWRCFIFILSSVIILIFKEIQILEFFEYIWQNTYNIELIQISNSSLRENVSLSNLYVNDIVDIIADSSAPLYSFLIQAFCGFFIYQTAKFAYQTKMHKFGFALPISLITPGTIFLIIIFCILRKEDVCAFHNIIPDYLFLNMPTYNNIREFLINWRVWCWSMCWLSQIWITKQLWFDENEKLASVEKIFYQSSYDSFLIDQFLGLNKKIHENHIIEEEEFSNITEFKISNSKMQNLNNSYSTISKNDLNNKRINNVTQIYVCATMWHEDKKEMNKLIGSILRLDKDQCAMKVTQKYYKIFINDYYELETHIIFDDAFCCMHDCIGFCNHNENETQVNEYVTTFIETMQENIKDLGILYLPPTKYPTPYGGQLIWNLPGKTYLIVHLKDKNKIRHRKRWSQVMYMYYFLGYRLMSTSIDVDTKELMAQNTYILTLDGDVDFHPSAVKSLLDLMKKDKELGAACGRIHPIGKGPIIWFQKFEYAMGHWLQKSTEHTIGSVLCSPGCFSLFRIKALMQHNVIAKYATKSTEPRHYIQYDQGEDRWLCTLILQAGCKVEYCAASDAYTHAPESFKEFYIQRRRWIPSTMANIFDLLDNSKETRKLNDNISWFYITYQWILTGSTIIGPSFIYLMMVGAFVTSFQLDNWLSFWYNSIPIIIFILICFFCQERIQLIAAEVITIIYALVMIVVLVGIILQIATDGYFTPNTLLFFIVISQFIITAFLHPQELSCLPNGIIYYITVPSMYMLLIIFSIFNLHNITWGTRESKSKQILEQQSLKKSQCEQEKTTNKWTKSYLSHLFQCTFYTHKNSKEIEKYLEYIYNSINEINFRLKQIESNVLKSNIENRDNDVINISNENIEEKNNQNKTYNEEIKLQVFENLSRNIDSEIEISEDTFINDYQENSNYLINPYWLQDECLKNGKVDFLSFEEEEFWKQLIKKYLFPIENDIKKQQNITKELVNIRNEYLLKFFMINITFIAAIFLLQINKDILRFQWPFAILYNITYVDEYEIHIYKKYMHLEPIGCLFIIAFVFILSIQFLAMLHHRLNTFVHVLANIKLNLFYPIKKKDISNDIGIHAKNIAENLQNTIDTERIFHLKDNAFSSGKRKTVRELIEDNQNSSKRLSNFEILFRKQLQEIDISGFSKTISSNISKDVLEIKRHSNILTENKSQLENNIPNDSIEKKKLSKHYIYDNPTFLNDTNK, via the exons atgtcaatatcaaaaattaatagtttaaattcttcatttaattttcaaaattatgataacaATTATTCTGAAACTGAAAATGAAGATACATTACAAAATTC attTCTGTCTTGGgatgcatttaaatattttccattaaaaaaaaaaaatgcatccatgcaaaataaaaaatggttGAATGTttctatacaaattattaaaatatttatgtatggtATTCTTTACTGTACTATTTTTTGTAgtggtttaattattaaatttatgttcatTTTTGCTATATCACAActtaaagatgaaaaatctatacaattttgtgattattattcaa AATATGATCAAAAATTAGAAGCAAGAATTTCTAAGAAAGGCAAAGTAATTTGGACTtggcatattatttttatgtttgttataccagaattttttactatatttcatGCGAtatggaatttctttttcaaaaaaaaactaaaattacctaagaaacaaaatattttaattcttttttttttggaaacacTCCATTCAATTGGTAtagcattattaattttttatagtctTCCAAAACTTAATTCTATAGATGTTGCTGCAATTTCtagttgtatttgttttattcctACTTTTTTAA ATTTATTTACTCAACATCACAAATATTCAAGTGAAATTATCATATTCGTATTAGTTCTAATAATCAATGTTTTAGCACTAATTGCTCAAGGTTtaggaattattttatattctattttaaataatgcacaAGATCCTCTAACATGGATTCTTCCTATTTCACTCTTATTATCTTCTTGTCGCTGgtggtataattatatatctctttatagttatttag attttataaaatcattagcaagaaataaaacagatttatcaaataattgttATCTATTACAAGGATATGTAGCAATTTGgagatgttttatttttattttaagtagtgtaataattttaatttttaaagaaattcaaatactagaattctttgaatatatatgGCAGAATACATATAACATAGAActaattcaaatatcaaattcttctcttagagaaaatgtatcattatcaaatttatatgttaatgaTATTGTAGATATTATTGCAGATTCTTCTGCACCTTTATATAGCTTTTTAATACAAGCATTTTgtggtttttttatatatcaaacag cAAAATTTGCATATCAAACAAAAATGCATAAGTTTGGTTTTGCTCTTCCAATAAGTTTAATTACTCcaggaacaatttttttaataataatattttgtattttaagaaaagaagatgTATGtgcttttcataatataataccagattatttatttttaaatatgcctacatataataatataagagaatttcttataaattggCGTGTTTGGTGTTGGTCTATGTGCTGGTTATCACAGATTTGGATTACAAAGCAACTTTGGtttgatgaaaatgaaaaactcgcttctgtagaaaaaattttctatcaatcTAGTTATGATTCATTTCTGATTGATCAATTTTTgggattaaataagaaaatacatgaaaatcatattatagaagaagaagaattttcaaatattacagaatttaag attaGTAAttcaaaaatgcaaaatttgaataattcttattcaacaatttctaagaatgatttaaacaacaaaagaattaataatgttaCTCAAATTTATGTTTGTGCAACTATGTGGcatgaagataaaaaagaaatgaataaattaattggaagtATCCTAAGATTAGATAAAGATCAGTGTGCTATGAAAGTTacacaaaaatattacaaaatttttatcaatgattatTATGAACTTGAAA cacatataatatttgatgatgCATTTTGTTGTATGCATGACTGTATTGGATTTTGTaatcataatgaaaatgaaacacAAGTAAATGAATATGTAACAACATTTATAGAAACAATGCAGGAAAATATAAAGGATCTTGGTATACTTTATTTACCACCTACTAAATATCCAACACCTTATGGTGGTCAACTTATTTGGAATTTACCTGGAAAGACATATCTAATAGTACatcttaaagataaaaataaaattagacatAGAAAACGATGGAGTCag gtcatgtatatgtattattttcttggATATCGTTTAATGAGTACATCAATAGATGTTGATACTAAAGAATTAATGGCACagaatacttatattttaactttagatGGAGATGTTGATTTTCATCCAAGTGCTGTTAAATCATTGTTAGATTTAatgaagaaagataaagaattaGGTGCAGCTTGTGGAAGAATACATCCAATAGGAAAAG GTCCCATAATTtggtttcaaaaatttgaatatgctATGGGACATTGGCTTCAAAAATCAACAGAACATACAATAGGCTCTGTTCTTTGCAGTCCAGGCTGCTTTTCactttttagaataaaagcTTTAATGCAACATAATGTCATAGCTAAATATGCAACAAAATCAACTGAACCCAgacattatattcaatatgatCAAGGAGAAGATAGGTGGCTTTgtacattaattttacaagctggttgtaaa gTAGAATATTGTGCAGCAAGTGATGCTTATACACATGCTCCAGAatcatttaaagaattttatattcaacgtCGACGATGGATTCCTTCAACTATggctaatatttttgatttattagataattcaaAAGAGAccagaaaattaaatgataatatttcttggttttatataacttatcaATGGATTTTAACag gtAGCACAATTATAGGACCatcttttatatacttaatGATGGTTGGAGCATTTGTAACTTCTTTTCAATTAGATAACTGGTTAAGTTTCTGGTATAATTCAATtccaatcattatttttattttaatatgttttttttgtcAAGAACGCATACAG ctTATAGCAGCAGaagttattactattatatatgcTTTAGTAATGATAGTTGTATTAGTTGGAATAATACTACAAATTGCAACAGATGGATATTTTACACCTAatactcttttattttttattgtgattagtcaatttataataacagcTTTTTTGCACCCTCAAGAATTATCATGTTTACCTAAtggaatcatttattatattactgtaCCTTCTATGTACAtgttactaattattttttctattttcaatttacataatattacatGGGGAACCAgagaatcaaaatcaaaacaa atattagaacaacaaagtttaaaaaaatctcaatgTGAACAAGAGAAAACTACAAACAAGTGgacaaaatcttatttatctcatttatttcaatgtacattttatacacacaaaaattcaaaagaaatagaaaaatatttagaatacatttataattctataaatgaaattaattttcgtttaaaacaaatagaaag caATGTACTAAAaagtaatatagaaaatagagataatgatgttatcaatatatcaaacgaaaatatagaagaaaaaaataatcaaaataaaacatataatgaagaaataaaattacaagtaTTTGAAAACTTAAGTAGAAATATAGAttctgaaattgaaatttcagaaGATAcctttattaatgattatcaagaaaattcaaattacttaataaatccTTATTGGCTACAAGATGAATGTTTAAAGAATGGAAAAgtagattttctttcttttgaagaagaagaattttggaaacaattgattaaaaaatatttatttcctattgaaaatgatataaaaaaacaa caaaataTTACAAAGGAATTGGTAAATATACGTaatgaatatcttttaaaattttttatgataaatataacatttatagcagcaatatttttattgcaaataaacaAAGATATTTTGCGTTTCCAATGGCCATTTgctattctatataatatcacCTATGTTGATGAATATGaa atacatatatataaaaaatatatgcatttgGAACCAATTGGATGTCTTTTCATTATtgcatttgtttttattttatcaattcaatttttagcTATGTTGCATCATCGTTTAAATACATTTGTCCATGTACTtgctaatataaaattaaatttattttatcctattaag aagaaagatATATCAAATGATATTGGTATTCATGCAAAAAACATAGCTGAAAATCTCCAAAATACAATAGATACTGagagaatatttcatttaaaagacAATGCATTTTCTTCTGGAAAACGTAAAACTGTTAGAGAATTAATAGAAGATaatcaaaattcttcaaaaaggctttccaattttgaaatactttTTCGTAAACAATTACAGGAAATTGATATATCtg gaTTTTCTAAAACAATATCTTCAAACATATCAAAAGATGTATTGGAAATAAAAcgtcattcaaatattttaacagaaaataaatcacaattggaaaataatataccTAATGATagtatagaaaagaaaaaattatcaaaacactatatatatgataatccaacatttttaaatgacactaataaataa